DNA sequence from the Chloroflexota bacterium genome:
GCTCTTGCAATGGCTCCAGGCGCGGGGAGAGACGGTGGCGGTTCTGGAGACGCCAACTGGCGGCCAGTTGACGCAAAGGCTGGCCTCGGTGCGCGGCGTCGCGGGGTTCCTGGGCAGCATCGTCGCCCCCGCCGACGAAAGCCTACGCGCGCTTGTGCCCGCGTGGAGCGAGACTCCCGACCCCTGCCTGTCGGCGCGCGCCGCAGCCGACAGCGTCCGCGAGCGGTTCGGCGCCACCTACGGCCTGGCCATTGTCCCCTGTGCCGAGGGCAGCGCCATCGCGTTCTCAGGCCCGCGCGGCTCGGGGTGTCAGGTCGTTACGCGCCCGTCCCGCGACGCATTCGGGCGAACCTGGATCGTTACCACGGCGCTCAACCTGTTGCGCCGCCACATCCTGAACCAATAGGCCCAGAGGCCATCTACCTGCGACGGCGGAGGGAGACCATGACGACAATCCTGGCGCTCATCGGATCGGCGCGCCCCTGGGGGAACAGCGAGGTGCTGGCGCGTGAGGCCCTGGCCGGCGCGCGCGACGCCGGAGCCGACACGCTGGCCCTGCTGCGCCTCACCGACCTGCGCGTGGAGCCGTGCACCGGCTGCCTCGTGTGCGCCCTGCGAGGCCAGGCGTGCCCCATCTCCGACGACGTCGCGTTCCTGATGGAGCAAGTGCGCCAGGCCGATGCGTTTCTCATCGCCGCGCCCGTGTACTTCGTCGGCCCCGTGGCCCAGGCCAAGCGCGTGCTGGATCGGATGCTCATGTGGGCCTCGTCGCCCGATTGGGCCGCCGTTCTCCCCAAGCCGGCCATCACGCTGACCGCCGCCGGCCTGGAACCCTGGCGCGGCGTCGCGCAAGCCCTCTACAACGCGCTTGCCATGAGCCTGGGCGGGCGACTCCTCGGATGGATGACGGCCTACGCCACAGGCCCGGGTGAGGTGCTATTGCAGCCGGATGCCCTGGCCGCCGCCCGCGACCTGGGCCGCCGCCTGGTAACCAGAGAGGACGCCCCGCGCCAGGAATTCGCCTGCCCCACGTGCGGTTCCGACGCCTTCCACATCCGCGGCGACCGCGTCGTGTGCCCCATCTGCGGCCAGGAAGGGCGGCTGATGGCACAAGAAGGCACGCCGCGCATCCGATTTGACGACAGCCCTCGCAGCGAACGCTGGTCGCCGTCGGGGTTCTACCGGCATACTCAGGAGTGGATCGTCCCATCGGGCGAGCGGTTTCTCGCGCGTCGCCAGGAAATCAAGGCGCTGCGCGCGCGGTACGAAGGCTTGGGCGAGACGTGGATTCGCCCGCCGAGCCGCGCCGCCGACACGCGTTGAGGCAAGACCCATGTCCCACGAGAAAGACGCCATCTTCGCCGCGTTCAAGGCCGCTGCGACGCTGCCGCCCGACCGCTGGCGCGCCGAGTATCCAGGCCAGCCCGTCGCCGTGTTCTGCTCCTACGTGCCCGAGGAACTGCTCCACGCCGCGGGATTCGTCCCCGTGCGGCTCCGCAAGCAGCCCCCGCGGTCGGGCGCGTGGAGCGAGCACCTGCAGAGTTACGCCTGCCCCCTGGCGCGCTCGCTCCTGGAGCAGGGCGCCGAGGGCCAACTGGCGGGGTTCGCGGGCGCGGTCTTCGCTCACTCGTGCGACGCCATGCAGGCCCTGGCCGACATCTGGCACCTGCGGTTCGGCGACACGTTCGCCTGGGTTGTGAACGTGCCCACACGGCTGGACGGCCCTCACGCTGCGGCCTACCTGGTGCGCGAACTGGCCGCGATGCGCGCGGCGCTGGAGCGGCACACCGGCAGGCCCATTGGCGACGAGGACATCCGCGCCGGCATCGCCCTGTGCAACCGCGTGCGCGCGCTCCTGGCCTGCCTGGACGCCCTACGCGACCGCATTTCCAACGCCGAGTACTACGCCGCAATCCTGGCCGCGCAGACCATGCCCAAGGAGACCTTCATCCCCCTCGCCGAGAGCCTCATCCCGCGGTTGGAGGCGGCGCCGCCGCGACGGGGCCGCGCGCGGGTCATCGTCGTCGGCGCAATCCTGGACGACCTGACGGTGCCCGCGCTCGCGGATGATGTCGGCCTCGCTGTCGTCGGCGACGACCTGTGCACCGGAACGCGCTACTTTGAGGGCACGGCACGCATGGACGCGCCGCCGCTGGAGGCGCTGGCGGAACGTTTCCTCACGCGCACGCCCTGCGCGGCCAAACATCGGGATGACTGGCGCAGGGGGCAGGCGCTGCGCCTGCTGGCCCAGCAGCGGGGCGCGCGGGGGGTCGTCTTCTACCTGCAGAAGTTCTGCGAACCCCACGCCTTTGACTACGCCGACGCGCGCCGCGATCTGGAGGACGCAGGCATTCCCCACATCGTCCTGGAGGACGACACCGGCCCGGCCACGGCCCAATGGCGCACGCGGCTCCAGGCTTTCGCCGAGATGCTGGGAGGCACGCCCGGATGACCACCCGCCCCTATCGCAAACTACGGAGCACAACCGCATTGAGCCGACTGATGGCGGCCTACTACCTGTGCAGCCGCTGGGTCGGGCGGGTGCGGCCCATGGCCTGGGTAACCAGCGGCGCGCCCGTGGAAATCCTGGAAGCCATGGGCATCGCGTCGGTCTATCCCGAGAACTACGGCGCTCTGTGCGGCGCGCAGCGGGTGGCCACGGACTTATGTCAAGTTGCCGAGGCGCAGGGGTTTTCGCAAGACCTGTGCTCCTATGCGCGCACGTCCATCGGCGCCGTCTTCGCGCCCGAAAGCGCCCCGATGGGCGGCCTTCCCCTGCCCGACCTGCTCATCGCGTCCAACAACATCTGCGGCACTGTGGTCAAGTGGTACCAGTTCCTGGCACACCATTTCGGCGTGCCGCTGTTCCTGCTGGACGTGCCCTATGTCCACGCCGACGAGCCGCCCGAGCACGCCATCGCCTACGTGGAAGCGCAACTCCGCGAGATGATCGCCTGGCTGGAGGCCCACACCCGCCGCCGAATGGACGTGCGCCGCTTGCGCCGCGTCATCGCGTATTCCAACGAAGCCGTCGGCCTGTGGAAGGAAATCCGCGAACTGTGCAAGGCGCGCCCGTCCCCGCTGAACGCGCCAGACCTGTTCGTAACCATGGCCCCCATCGTGGTGCTGCGTGGGACTCGCTGGGCGCCGTGGTACTACCGGCGACTGAAGCGCGAAGCCGAGGGGCGCGTCGCCCGCCGCGAGGGCGCCGTCGTGGACGAACGCATCCGCCTGTTGTGGGACAACATCGCCATCTGGCCGCGGCTGTTTTCGGTGTTCAGCGCGTTCATCAAGCGCGGCGCTTGCTTCGTCGCCGACACGTACACCAACGCCTGGGCGGTGTCGGTGGATGCCGACGACCCCATCCACGGGCTGGCCCTGGCCTACACGACTGTGTACATCAACCAGCAGATTCCCAACCGCGCACGCCTGATGCTCCAGATGGTTCGGGACTACGGGATAGACGGCGCGGTGTTCCACTCCAACCGCTCGTGCAAGCCCTATTCGTTCGGGCAGTACGACCTGCGCCGCATCTTGGAACGCGAGGCGGGCATCCCCACGCTCATCCTGGAGGCCGACATGTGCGACACGCGGGCCTTCGCCGAGAGCCAACTGGCCACGCGCATCCAGGCGTTCATGGAGAACCTGGCGCCGTAGCGCGCCACGCCGAGCGGTCATTCCGGGGCTCGGTTCTATTCAGCCCGATGCCTCCGGTCGGGCGGGCCGTCCCCTCTCCCGCTGGGAGAGGGCGAGGGTGAGGGGCACTCGCGGGCCACACAT
Encoded proteins:
- a CDS encoding NAD(P)H-dependent oxidoreductase: MTTILALIGSARPWGNSEVLAREALAGARDAGADTLALLRLTDLRVEPCTGCLVCALRGQACPISDDVAFLMEQVRQADAFLIAAPVYFVGPVAQAKRVLDRMLMWASSPDWAAVLPKPAITLTAAGLEPWRGVAQALYNALAMSLGGRLLGWMTAYATGPGEVLLQPDALAAARDLGRRLVTREDAPRQEFACPTCGSDAFHIRGDRVVCPICGQEGRLMAQEGTPRIRFDDSPRSERWSPSGFYRHTQEWIVPSGERFLARRQEIKALRARYEGLGETWIRPPSRAADTR
- a CDS encoding 2-hydroxyacyl-CoA dehydratase translates to MSHEKDAIFAAFKAAATLPPDRWRAEYPGQPVAVFCSYVPEELLHAAGFVPVRLRKQPPRSGAWSEHLQSYACPLARSLLEQGAEGQLAGFAGAVFAHSCDAMQALADIWHLRFGDTFAWVVNVPTRLDGPHAAAYLVRELAAMRAALERHTGRPIGDEDIRAGIALCNRVRALLACLDALRDRISNAEYYAAILAAQTMPKETFIPLAESLIPRLEAAPPRRGRARVIVVGAILDDLTVPALADDVGLAVVGDDLCTGTRYFEGTARMDAPPLEALAERFLTRTPCAAKHRDDWRRGQALRLLAQQRGARGVVFYLQKFCEPHAFDYADARRDLEDAGIPHIVLEDDTGPATAQWRTRLQAFAEMLGGTPG
- a CDS encoding 2-hydroxyacyl-CoA dehydratase: MTTRPYRKLRSTTALSRLMAAYYLCSRWVGRVRPMAWVTSGAPVEILEAMGIASVYPENYGALCGAQRVATDLCQVAEAQGFSQDLCSYARTSIGAVFAPESAPMGGLPLPDLLIASNNICGTVVKWYQFLAHHFGVPLFLLDVPYVHADEPPEHAIAYVEAQLREMIAWLEAHTRRRMDVRRLRRVIAYSNEAVGLWKEIRELCKARPSPLNAPDLFVTMAPIVVLRGTRWAPWYYRRLKREAEGRVARREGAVVDERIRLLWDNIAIWPRLFSVFSAFIKRGACFVADTYTNAWAVSVDADDPIHGLALAYTTVYINQQIPNRARLMLQMVRDYGIDGAVFHSNRSCKPYSFGQYDLRRILEREAGIPTLILEADMCDTRAFAESQLATRIQAFMENLAP